The Campylobacter sp. CN_NE2 genome contains a region encoding:
- the glmS gene encoding glutamine--fructose-6-phosphate transaminase (isomerizing) — protein sequence MCGIVGYIGKDEKKEIIINGLKELEYRGYDSAGIAVMSDKGKDIKYFKAVGKLDNLREKTKDFSSSGFGVAIGHTRWATHGKPTELNAHPHLGEYSFVIHNGIIENYAEIKAELEEFGVKFLSQTDTEVIVHSFEKFNNEMKDPFKAFEATIRRLKGSFAILLISKAQSDTIFFAKNAVPMIIGKDDKNEIFFSSSDAPLIGLAKTATYLEDGMYGYAKAGEIKIFKDKKEIKTAFLDLPKDKSFAQKEGFRFFMEKEIFEQSQVIGETQMGRVKANEIKFDELDKKLFDDIDEITICACGTSYHAALVSSYLFERMAKIRTKVEVASEFRYKEPFLNKNSLFIVISQSGETADTLEALKIAKNAGLKTLAICNVDNSSIVRLAESVILTRAGIEKGVASTKAFATQVMVLWMLVVYLASLRKTISKDEIKKEIAAMKHIPQILNVKDDLVDQIHRLSKHYLHGHGFFFIGRDIFYPLALEGALKLKEISYLHAEGYPSGEMKHGPIALADEKLFTIALMPKNILYDKTKSNVEELAARDSYILAISPSEFKLSDDFIKTSEQNHAMSEFFEMMLILQIFALEISVRLGNDVDMPRNLAKSVTVE from the coding sequence ATGTGCGGAATAGTCGGTTATATCGGCAAAGATGAAAAAAAAGAAATCATAATAAATGGTTTAAAAGAACTTGAATATCGCGGTTACGATAGCGCAGGAATCGCCGTAATGAGCGATAAAGGTAAAGATATAAAATATTTTAAAGCTGTCGGAAAATTAGACAATTTAAGAGAAAAAACCAAAGATTTTTCTAGCAGCGGTTTTGGCGTGGCTATCGGGCATACTAGGTGGGCGACGCATGGCAAACCAACCGAACTAAACGCTCATCCGCATTTAGGCGAATATAGCTTTGTAATTCATAACGGAATTATCGAAAACTACGCAGAAATCAAAGCAGAACTTGAAGAATTTGGCGTTAAATTTTTAAGTCAAACAGATACCGAAGTCATCGTGCATAGCTTTGAAAAATTTAATAACGAAATGAAAGATCCCTTTAAAGCTTTTGAAGCTACGATTAGACGCTTAAAAGGCTCTTTTGCGATTTTACTCATTTCAAAAGCACAAAGCGATACTATATTTTTTGCTAAAAATGCAGTCCCTATGATAATCGGCAAAGATGACAAAAACGAAATATTTTTTAGCTCATCAGATGCGCCACTCATCGGTCTAGCAAAAACAGCAACCTACCTTGAAGACGGCATGTATGGCTATGCAAAAGCCGGTGAAATCAAAATTTTCAAAGATAAAAAAGAGATTAAAACGGCATTTTTGGATTTGCCAAAAGATAAAAGTTTTGCCCAAAAAGAGGGTTTTAGATTTTTTATGGAAAAAGAAATTTTCGAACAAAGTCAAGTCATCGGCGAAACACAAATGGGTCGCGTTAAAGCAAATGAAATCAAATTTGATGAACTTGATAAAAAATTGTTTGATGATATTGATGAAATCACCATTTGTGCGTGTGGCACAAGCTATCACGCAGCACTTGTTTCAAGCTATCTTTTTGAACGCATGGCAAAAATTCGCACCAAAGTCGAAGTCGCTAGTGAATTTCGCTATAAAGAGCCGTTTTTAAATAAAAACTCGCTTTTTATCGTTATTTCTCAAAGTGGCGAAACTGCCGACACGCTCGAAGCTCTTAAAATCGCAAAAAACGCAGGGTTAAAAACTCTTGCTATTTGCAATGTCGATAATAGCTCTATTGTTCGCCTTGCCGAAAGCGTAATCTTAACTCGCGCAGGAATCGAAAAAGGGGTTGCTAGCACAAAGGCTTTTGCAACGCAGGTTATGGTTTTGTGGATGCTGGTTGTGTATTTGGCAAGTTTGCGAAAAACCATAAGCAAAGACGAAATCAAAAAAGAAATCGCCGCTATGAAGCATATTCCGCAAATTTTAAATGTAAAAGATGATTTGGTCGATCAAATTCATCGCCTTAGTAAGCACTATTTACACGGACATGGATTTTTCTTTATCGGGCGAGATATTTTTTATCCGCTTGCACTTGAAGGCGCCTTAAAACTAAAAGAAATTTCATATCTTCACGCCGAGGGTTATCCGTCAGGCGAGATGAAACACGGACCAATCGCACTAGCCGATGAAAAGCTTTTTACAATCGCTTTAATGCCAAAAAATATTTTATACGATAAAACAAAAAGCAATGTCGAAGAGTTAGCCGCAAGGGATTCTTATATTTTGGCGATTTCTCCGAGCGAATTTAAGCTAAGCGATGATTTTATAAAAACAAGCGAACAAAATCACGCTATGAGCGAATTTTTTGAAATGATGTTGATTTTGCAAATTTTTGCACTTGAAATTTCAGTTAGACTAGGAAACGATGTAGATATGCCAAGAAATTTAGCAAAAAGCGTAACCGTCGAATAA
- the tgt gene encoding tRNA guanosine(34) transglycosylase Tgt — MEFKIDKTDGNARACTIKTAHSEILTPVFMPVGTVGAVKSLDAFDMKEILDAKIILGNTYHLYLRPGSKIVREFGGLHGFSKFDRSFLTDSGGFQAFSLRANTKNDDGGIKFKSHIDGSLHYFTPKSVLDTQYDLNSDIMMILDDLVELPKNPNLLEPSEKAKLKKRIDLSVKRTVSWAKEAIEYHKFNQSRGIGVNQNIFGIIQGGTDYGARKICTEALCEMPFDGLAIGGLSVGEKNEIMYEVVENLMPFCDKNRPRYLMGVGTPEDLVENVERGVDMFDCVMPTRNARNGTLFTSFGKISIKNASFINDHEPIDGECDCYACKNYSRGYLNHLFRAKELTFYRLASLHNLHYYLNLAKSMREAILNSKFSEFKKEFYAKRAKNS; from the coding sequence ATGGAATTTAAAATAGATAAAACCGACGGAAATGCAAGGGCTTGCACTATCAAAACCGCTCACAGCGAAATTTTGACGCCTGTTTTTATGCCTGTGGGGACAGTCGGAGCCGTAAAAAGCCTAGATGCCTTTGATATGAAAGAAATTTTGGACGCAAAAATAATACTCGGAAATACTTATCATCTGTATTTGCGACCCGGTTCTAAAATAGTGCGTGAGTTTGGCGGACTGCATGGATTTTCTAAATTTGATAGAAGTTTTTTGACTGATAGCGGCGGATTTCAGGCATTTTCTTTGAGAGCCAATACCAAAAACGATGACGGCGGGATTAAATTTAAAAGCCATATTGACGGAAGTTTGCACTATTTTACGCCAAAAAGTGTGCTTGATACGCAGTATGATTTAAATTCAGATATTATGATGATACTTGACGATCTTGTCGAGCTTCCAAAAAATCCAAATTTACTTGAACCATCTGAAAAAGCAAAACTAAAAAAACGCATTGATTTAAGCGTCAAACGCACGGTGTCTTGGGCAAAAGAAGCGATTGAATATCATAAATTTAATCAATCTCGTGGCATTGGCGTAAATCAAAATATTTTTGGCATTATTCAAGGCGGAACGGACTACGGGGCTAGAAAAATTTGCACCGAAGCTTTGTGCGAAATGCCATTTGATGGCCTTGCAATCGGCGGACTTAGTGTGGGCGAAAAAAATGAAATAATGTATGAAGTGGTCGAAAATTTAATGCCATTTTGTGATAAAAATCGCCCAAGATATTTAATGGGGGTCGGCACGCCCGAAGATTTGGTCGAAAATGTGGAGCGGGGCGTTGATATGTTTGATTGCGTTATGCCTACAAGAAATGCAAGAAACGGCACTTTATTTACTAGTTTTGGCAAAATTTCAATCAAAAACGCTAGCTTCATAAACGACCACGAGCCAATCGATGGTGAGTGTGACTGCTACGCGTGCAAAAACTATTCGCGTGGGTATTTAAATCACCTTTTTCGTGCAAAAGAGCTTACTTTTTATCGTTTGGCAAGTTTGCATAATTTGCATTATTATCTAAATTTAGCAAAATCTATGCGAGAAGCGATTTTAAATTCAAAATTTAGTGAATTTAAAAAGGAATTTTACGCAAAAAGAGCAAAAAACTCTTAA
- a CDS encoding TrkA C-terminal domain-containing protein, which produces MKQILIICDGILAKHFLERVFKIKNVLHNYVIIAKSDEFVPQKLKDSENFLIHSFDPTSLEKLRQIVIESEFMQCIVVMESEFDTKITTANLKEISPELELYIVDFWGFAKEYKNEDHIKVLNALSLCSSRLIGFLPDSPVYADNIGIGKGEIMEVKVPIGSSYAYKKVGLLTAQGKFQIPMIYRHNSYIVTNANTVIMPNDSILVVGEPSALRTLFRTIKKQIGQFPSPFGLNLYALIDMKNISKSQIEKILQTAQLLNENLQNHKLFVRILNPTINETFENLKMLKDNDKIEILIDYSTKEKLNFLNETQKYNIGLIITENSLFEMFKDKFYILNIPILTTGECDFKDITKSVVVTAGANATEESSVIFDISAQLNLDIYLYFFNQNLNTKQAFIENYKNLAKLFRQKLHICDDSNKNPILTLCKDSKFLQFVPFDEKILGKNLTAAFSKDLDLMYPKLKNNYQIFIPSGYEYENL; this is translated from the coding sequence ATGAAGCAAATTTTAATTATATGCGACGGTATTTTAGCAAAACATTTCTTAGAAAGAGTATTTAAGATAAAAAATGTTTTGCATAATTATGTAATAATCGCAAAAAGCGACGAATTTGTGCCACAAAAGTTAAAAGATAGTGAAAATTTTTTAATTCACAGCTTTGATCCTACAAGCCTTGAAAAACTGCGCCAAATAGTAATTGAGAGCGAATTTATGCAGTGTATTGTTGTTATGGAAAGCGAATTTGATACTAAAATAACCACTGCAAATTTAAAAGAAATCTCGCCTGAGTTAGAGCTTTATATAGTCGATTTTTGGGGCTTTGCAAAAGAGTATAAAAACGAAGATCATATAAAAGTTTTAAACGCTCTTTCGCTTTGTAGCTCTCGCCTAATCGGCTTTTTACCGGATAGCCCCGTTTATGCCGATAATATAGGCATAGGAAAGGGCGAGATAATGGAAGTAAAGGTGCCAATCGGAAGCTCGTATGCTTATAAAAAAGTCGGTCTCTTAACAGCTCAGGGAAAATTTCAAATTCCTATGATTTATCGCCACAATAGCTATATCGTAACAAACGCAAACACAGTCATTATGCCAAATGATAGCATTTTGGTTGTGGGCGAGCCAAGTGCGCTTAGAACACTTTTTAGAACGATTAAAAAGCAAATCGGGCAGTTTCCTTCGCCTTTTGGGCTAAATTTATACGCACTGATTGATATGAAAAATATAAGCAAATCTCAAATCGAAAAAATTTTACAAACAGCACAACTTTTAAACGAAAATTTACAAAATCATAAACTTTTTGTGCGAATTTTAAATCCGACCATAAATGAAACATTTGAAAATTTAAAAATGCTTAAAGATAATGATAAAATCGAAATTCTAATCGATTATTCCACAAAAGAAAAGCTAAATTTTTTAAATGAAACACAAAAATACAACATCGGTTTGATTATCACAGAAAATTCGCTATTTGAAATGTTTAAAGATAAATTTTATATCTTAAACATACCGATTTTAACAACCGGCGAGTGCGATTTTAAGGATATTACAAAAAGCGTTGTAGTTACAGCAGGAGCAAACGCAACGGAGGAATCTAGCGTTATTTTCGACATTAGTGCTCAATTAAATTTAGATATTTATCTATATTTTTTCAATCAAAATTTAAATACAAAACAGGCTTTTATAGAAAATTATAAAAATTTAGCAAAGCTTTTCAGGCAAAAGCTTCATATCTGCGATGATAGCAACAAAAATCCGATTTTAACACTATGCAAAGATAGTAAATTTTTACAATTCGTCCCGTTTGATGAGAAAATTTTAGGCAAAAATTTAACAGCAGCATTTAGCAAAGATTTGGATTTAATGTATCCAAAACTTAAAAATAATTATCAAATTTTTATCCCAAGTGGGTATGAATATGAAAATTTATGA
- the aroB gene encoding 3-dehydroquinate synthase translates to MEVKIDLGKNSYSVFIDEFKNLEFKGKVAIITNPKVSGLWLDFLLSNLKCDEKFIISIPDGEEYKNMSSVSQILEQLFSSRLDRKSTLIALGGGVISDITGFCASIYERGINFINIPTTLLAQVDASVGGKTGVNCKFGKNLIGSFYQPKAVFCESRFLSTLPKREFAAGIAEAVKMAVMFDKEFFEFFEKSDLKDSSQIANLIAKCVKIKASVVEKDEKEAGIRAVLNYGHTFAHVIENLTNYKTFLHGEAVAIGMVMANNLALKLNLITQNECERIRKVLQKFDLPSKFRVENVDEFYDLFFLDKKSENKKIKFILPNGIGNFIIKDDISEVLVKEVLRDFA, encoded by the coding sequence ATGGAAGTTAAAATAGATTTAGGCAAAAATTCATACAGCGTTTTTATAGATGAGTTTAAAAATTTAGAGTTTAAAGGCAAAGTCGCAATCATCACAAATCCCAAAGTAAGTGGTTTGTGGCTTGATTTTTTGTTATCAAATTTAAAGTGCGATGAAAAATTTATCATTAGCATTCCCGACGGCGAAGAGTATAAAAACATGAGTAGCGTTAGTCAAATTTTAGAACAACTTTTTAGCTCTCGCCTAGATAGAAAAAGCACACTTATCGCTCTTGGCGGTGGTGTTATCAGCGATATAACTGGATTTTGCGCTAGTATTTATGAAAGGGGAATAAATTTTATAAATATCCCAACAACGCTTTTAGCGCAAGTCGATGCCAGTGTGGGCGGTAAAACAGGCGTGAATTGCAAATTTGGCAAAAATTTAATCGGCTCATTTTATCAACCAAAAGCCGTTTTTTGCGAAAGCAGATTTTTATCGACCTTGCCGAAGCGAGAATTTGCAGCAGGAATCGCCGAAGCCGTTAAAATGGCAGTTATGTTTGATAAAGAATTTTTTGAATTTTTTGAAAAATCTGATTTAAAAGATAGTTCGCAAATCGCAAATTTAATCGCAAAATGCGTTAAAATCAAAGCCAGTGTCGTCGAAAAAGATGAAAAAGAAGCAGGAATTCGTGCCGTTTTAAACTATGGACACACATTTGCTCATGTGATTGAAAATTTGACAAATTACAAAACATTTCTGCATGGCGAAGCAGTCGCAATCGGCATGGTAATGGCAAATAACCTAGCTTTGAAATTAAATTTAATCACTCAAAATGAGTGTGAAAGAATTCGCAAAGTTTTGCAAAAATTTGATTTACCGAGTAAATTTAGAGTAGAAAATGTCGATGAATTTTATGATTTATTTTTCTTAGATAAAAAAAGCGAAAATAAAAAAATCAAATTTATCCTGCCAAATGGCATAGGAAATTTCATCATAAAAGATGATATTAGCGAAGTTTTAGTAAAAGAAGTATTGCGAGATTTTGCATGA
- a CDS encoding mechanosensitive ion channel domain-containing protein has product MRALKFIFFGLIFFSFLHADENQSDDTQNRYATQISELKTQIEAIDEKLKDDVWLIRFANFSNYHELENSLNESQKKLEITKDKEEAADLERKIQNLQEQISLLSEFEKTPFSSVVQMPEIDEISRIKNPFAIISGYSNIKNLQSLKNEQKSRIESLKQVTERLEQKEEIFAQLLKFEPNSQNSKAYSDLKFELGEFKSALRLGNTTYSVYEKKIDEQISTLTSDIKTQAKRALNIAILIIATILISFLFKAIAKKYIKDNENFYLANKIINVINFSVIALILLLSYIENMSYFVTVLGFASAGLAIAMKDMFMSSLGWIVIVFGGEFRVGDRIKVKKDGVVYVGDIIDISVLRITIYEDITYTTWKENKRAGRIIFIPNNYIFTDLISNYSHSGMKTVWDGIDIMLTFDSNHKKAMYIIKNIARKYSKGYTDIAKKQMSKLRSQYSIKNPNVEPRIFSFFEPYGIQISVWYMTNSYATLGLRSNISSEILEALQKEDDITIAYPSYTLWRGKKEKIPPEIAQMSENMGTLF; this is encoded by the coding sequence ATGAGAGCATTGAAATTTATATTTTTTGGTCTGATTTTTTTTAGTTTTTTACACGCTGATGAAAATCAAAGCGATGATACGCAAAATAGATATGCTACGCAAATTTCTGAATTAAAAACACAAATAGAAGCGATAGATGAAAAGCTAAAAGATGATGTTTGGCTGATACGATTTGCAAATTTTTCTAACTATCACGAGCTTGAAAACTCTCTAAATGAAAGCCAAAAAAAACTTGAAATCACCAAAGATAAAGAAGAAGCAGCGGATTTAGAACGCAAAATTCAAAATCTACAAGAGCAAATTTCGCTTCTTAGCGAATTTGAAAAAACTCCGTTTTCAAGCGTAGTACAAATGCCTGAAATCGATGAAATTTCACGCATAAAAAACCCTTTTGCTATTATTTCAGGTTATTCGAATATCAAAAATTTACAATCGCTTAAAAATGAACAAAAATCCCGCATAGAAAGCCTAAAACAAGTAACTGAAAGACTAGAACAAAAAGAAGAAATTTTTGCTCAACTGCTTAAATTTGAACCAAATTCTCAAAATTCAAAAGCATATTCGGATTTAAAATTTGAACTTGGCGAATTTAAATCAGCCCTTAGGCTTGGAAATACCACTTACAGCGTGTATGAAAAGAAAATCGATGAGCAAATTTCAACTCTTACAAGCGATATAAAAACTCAGGCAAAAAGAGCTTTAAATATCGCTATTTTGATAATCGCAACGATTTTAATATCATTTTTATTTAAGGCGATTGCGAAAAAATATATCAAAGATAACGAAAATTTCTATCTCGCAAATAAAATCATAAATGTCATAAATTTCTCGGTAATTGCGCTTATTTTATTGCTTTCGTATATCGAAAATATGAGCTATTTTGTAACTGTGCTTGGTTTTGCATCTGCTGGTTTAGCTATTGCGATGAAAGATATGTTTATGAGTTCGCTTGGCTGGATTGTTATCGTTTTTGGGGGCGAATTTAGAGTCGGCGATCGCATAAAGGTCAAAAAAGACGGAGTTGTGTATGTCGGCGATATTATCGATATTTCCGTGCTTAGGATTACCATTTATGAAGATATTACCTATACGACTTGGAAGGAAAACAAAAGAGCCGGACGGATAATTTTTATACCAAATAACTATATTTTTACAGATCTTATTTCAAATTATTCTCATAGCGGTATGAAAACCGTTTGGGACGGCATTGATATAATGCTAACTTTTGATAGCAATCACAAAAAAGCAATGTATATAATAAAAAATATAGCAAGAAAATATTCAAAAGGTTACACCGACATAGCCAAAAAACAAATGTCAAAACTGCGTTCGCAATATAGCATAAAAAATCCAAATGTGGAGCCTAGAATTTTTAGCTTTTTTGAGCCTTATGGAATTCAAATTTCAGTTTGGTATATGACAAATTCATACGCTACTTTGGGACTTAGAAGCAATATTTCTAGCGAAATCCTTGAAGCCCTACAAAAAGAAGATGACATAACTATCGCTTATCCGTCTTACACACTTTGGCGTGGAAAAAAAGAAAAAATTCCGCCCGAAATAGCGCAAATGTCTGAAAATATGGGAACGCTCTTTTGA
- the mtaB gene encoding tRNA (N(6)-L-threonylcarbamoyladenosine(37)-C(2))-methylthiotransferase MtaB has translation MKVFVKTFGCRTNIYDSELIKKELTSAVLTHDEKEADIIIVNSCTVTNGADSDVRNYINRANRLGKKVLLTGCGVVSRGKELFEKGSVFGVFGMSEKEKVGEFVNSQKKFFELGNLKFSDKNLVTSYENHTKAFIKIQEGCDFNCAYCIIPSVRGKSRSIDESLIINEAKELVANGFSEIVLTGTNIGSYGKDKNSTLGKLIANLGKIQGVKRIRLGSVEPSQIDSSFREILRESWFEKHLHIALQHTSQKMLSIMRRRNKALKDLELFCELAELGFALGTDFIVAHPGESEEIWSEAVENFKKFPITHIHAFIFSPRDNTHSATLPHDINGETAKKRLKMLQNIVLLNNLEFRKKHYNKFLDVLIERKNGEFYEGFDQFYNKILVKSNQNLAKKWVEIKKYEITTNANLAEI, from the coding sequence TTGAAAGTTTTTGTAAAAACATTTGGTTGTCGCACAAATATCTATGATAGCGAACTTATAAAAAAAGAGCTTACAAGTGCCGTTTTAACGCACGATGAAAAAGAAGCCGACATTATCATCGTAAATTCTTGCACCGTTACAAACGGCGCAGATAGCGATGTACGAAACTACATAAACAGAGCAAATCGGCTTGGCAAAAAGGTTTTACTAACCGGTTGTGGCGTAGTTAGTCGCGGAAAAGAGCTTTTTGAAAAAGGTAGCGTTTTTGGCGTTTTTGGCATGAGCGAAAAGGAAAAAGTCGGCGAATTTGTAAATTCGCAAAAGAAATTTTTTGAGCTTGGAAATTTAAAATTCAGCGATAAAAATTTGGTAACAAGCTACGAAAATCACACAAAAGCCTTTATCAAAATTCAAGAAGGTTGCGATTTTAACTGCGCTTACTGCATTATCCCGTCCGTGCGTGGCAAATCTCGCAGTATCGATGAAAGCTTAATCATAAACGAAGCAAAAGAGCTAGTCGCAAATGGTTTTTCTGAAATCGTGCTAACAGGCACAAATATCGGTAGTTACGGCAAAGATAAAAACTCCACTCTTGGAAAATTAATTGCAAATTTGGGCAAAATTCAAGGCGTAAAAAGAATCCGACTTGGAAGCGTCGAGCCAAGTCAAATCGATAGCAGTTTTAGAGAAATTTTGCGTGAGAGTTGGTTTGAAAAGCACCTACACATCGCACTTCAACACACTTCGCAAAAAATGCTAAGCATAATGCGCCGTAGAAATAAAGCGCTAAAAGACTTAGAACTTTTTTGCGAGTTAGCAGAGCTTGGATTTGCTCTTGGGACTGATTTTATCGTCGCTCACCCGGGAGAAAGCGAAGAAATTTGGAGCGAAGCAGTCGAAAATTTCAAAAAATTTCCGATAACGCATATCCACGCTTTTATCTTTTCGCCACGCGATAACACGCACTCGGCGACACTTCCGCACGACATAAACGGCGAAACGGCTAAAAAACGGCTAAAAATGCTTCAAAATATCGTGCTTTTAAATAATTTAGAATTCAGAAAAAAACATTATAATAAATTTTTAGATGTTTTAATCGAGCGTAAAAATGGTGAATTTTACGAAGGTTTTGATCAATTTTATAATAAAATTTTGGTAAAATCTAATCAAAATTTAGCAAAAAAATGGGTGGAGATTAAAAAATATGAAATCACAACTAACGCAAATTTGGCAGAAATTTAG
- a CDS encoding AAA family ATPase, which translates to MKSQLTQIWQKFRFNKLNIILFFSLVLVVLLSIVYFKNDTNYIKFEDYQKLVESNLIEKANIDGDTLQIVYNGRKYSILKDIVDLKELGNHVLITKSESSDTSYLIFELILITFFFFLMIYYFETINAKRRKLEMAKMEKIQSQMMKNSETTVINSVISEVKFKDVAGISEVKDELIEIVDFLKNPSKYKNFGIKLPKGILMAGPPGVGKTLIAKAVAGEAGVPFFYQSGATFAEVYVGVGAKRVRELFAKAKANAPSIIFIDEIDAVGKSRGEGRNDERETTLNQLLTEMDGFEDNSGVIVIAATNKIDMIDEALLRSGRFDRRIFISLPNYHDRIEILKIYLKDKKCNVNLEKISRMSVGFSGAGIATLVNEAAINALKRKSKTIEQIDFENVKTKVLFGSKKSQILSEYEKEIQSFYQGAKALSAFWFSLDFDRIGLLEDKIIGFEAEIESKTQILNQIKVLLSGVAALKIHKNDTFTNGSEDIKYATYLAQKMVFEYAMGDSFIPNGENVTKILYECFDEVSEILRNSQSKLTQISKQIFVYEYIDYEKVKEIFTNEIENQKESDE; encoded by the coding sequence ATGAAATCACAACTAACGCAAATTTGGCAGAAATTTAGGTTTAACAAATTAAACATAATTTTATTTTTTTCCCTTGTTTTGGTTGTTTTGCTTAGCATTGTTTATTTTAAAAATGATACAAATTATATAAAATTTGAAGATTATCAAAAGCTAGTAGAATCAAATTTGATTGAAAAAGCCAATATCGACGGCGACACTTTGCAAATCGTTTATAACGGCAGAAAATACTCGATTTTAAAAGATATTGTCGATTTAAAAGAGCTTGGAAATCATGTTTTAATCACAAAAAGCGAGAGTTCGGATACTTCGTATTTGATATTTGAACTCATTTTGATAACATTTTTCTTTTTCTTAATGATTTATTATTTTGAAACGATAAATGCAAAACGCCGAAAGCTAGAAATGGCGAAAATGGAAAAAATTCAATCTCAAATGATGAAAAATAGCGAAACTACCGTCATAAATTCCGTCATTTCAGAAGTTAAATTTAAAGATGTTGCAGGCATTAGCGAAGTTAAAGACGAGCTTATAGAAATCGTTGATTTCTTAAAAAATCCGTCAAAATACAAAAATTTCGGCATAAAACTTCCAAAAGGAATTCTTATGGCCGGACCTCCCGGAGTTGGAAAAACTCTCATCGCAAAAGCCGTCGCAGGCGAAGCCGGGGTGCCGTTTTTTTACCAAAGCGGAGCTACATTTGCCGAAGTTTATGTAGGCGTTGGCGCAAAAAGAGTTAGAGAGCTTTTTGCCAAAGCAAAAGCAAATGCGCCTTCTATCATATTTATCGATGAAATCGACGCCGTAGGAAAAAGTCGTGGCGAGGGTCGCAACGACGAGCGAGAAACTACGCTAAATCAACTTTTAACAGAAATGGACGGCTTTGAAGATAACAGCGGAGTTATCGTCATCGCTGCAACAAACAAAATCGATATGATCGATGAAGCCCTACTTCGCTCAGGCAGATTTGATAGACGAATTTTTATCTCTCTTCCAAACTACCACGATCGCATTGAGATTTTGAAAATTTATCTAAAAGATAAAAAATGCAATGTAAATTTAGAAAAAATCAGCCGTATGAGTGTCGGTTTTAGTGGCGCAGGGATCGCTACACTTGTCAATGAAGCAGCCATAAACGCGCTAAAACGCAAAAGCAAAACTATCGAGCAAATCGATTTTGAAAATGTAAAAACAAAGGTGCTTTTCGGTAGCAAAAAGTCGCAAATTTTAAGCGAATACGAAAAGGAAATTCAAAGCTTTTACCAAGGCGCAAAGGCTCTTAGTGCGTTTTGGTTTTCGCTTGATTTTGATAGAATTGGACTTTTGGAAGATAAAATCATCGGTTTTGAAGCTGAAATCGAGTCAAAAACACAAATACTAAATCAAATAAAAGTCCTACTTAGCGGTGTCGCGGCACTTAAAATTCATAAAAACGACACATTTACAAACGGAAGCGAAGATATAAAATACGCAACATATCTAGCCCAAAAAATGGTTTTTGAATACGCAATGGGCGATAGTTTCATACCAAACGGCGAAAATGTAACAAAAATTTTATATGAGTGCTTTGACGAAGTTAGCGAGATTTTACGCAATTCTCAAAGCAAACTAACTCAAATTTCAAAGCAAATTTTTGTTTATGAGTATATCGACTACGAAAAAGTCAAAGAAATTTTCACTAATGAAATTGAAAATCAAAAAGAAAGCGATGAATAA
- the mog gene encoding molybdopterin adenylyltransferase, with translation MMVKIGILTTSDRASKGIYEDLGGAEIKRILDEWLVGEHEYFYEVISDDFESIKSNLIKFCDEFGCDLVVTTGGTGPAPRDVTPEATVAVCDKILPGFGELMRSESLKFVPTAILSRQTAGVRGKSLIINLPGQPKAIKECLEPIFPAVPYCIDLIGGAYIITDESKMKVFRPKKK, from the coding sequence ATAATGGTAAAAATCGGCATACTAACCACAAGTGATAGAGCCAGCAAGGGCATTTACGAAGACTTAGGCGGGGCTGAAATCAAGAGAATTTTAGATGAGTGGCTTGTCGGCGAACACGAGTATTTTTACGAAGTAATCAGCGATGATTTTGAGAGTATAAAATCAAATTTGATTAAATTTTGCGATGAATTTGGGTGCGATTTGGTCGTTACCACAGGCGGCACCGGACCTGCTCCAAGAGATGTAACACCAGAAGCGACCGTCGCCGTGTGCGATAAAATTCTACCCGGCTTTGGTGAGTTAATGCGAAGTGAGAGTTTAAAATTTGTCCCGACGGCGATTTTATCACGCCAGACGGCAGGAGTGCGTGGCAAATCGCTCATCATAAATCTACCCGGTCAGCCAAAAGCGATAAAAGAGTGTTTAGAGCCTATTTTCCCTGCCGTGCCATACTGCATAGATCTCATCGGCGGAGCATACATAATAACAGACGAAAGCAAAATGAAAGTTTTTAGACCGAAAAAGAAGTAA